In Methanobrevibacter sp., one genomic interval encodes:
- a CDS encoding heat-shock protein — MGEQKYEIDSQKLEEFYDDLISLEDWIPFEIKSSLPIEIAIKIGSKVKNKDLWWDRLMKHQRANYGEDYYDYINWEIETFLRKYPYFKPIFIKK, encoded by the coding sequence ATGGGTGAACAAAAATATGAAATTGATTCTCAAAAATTAGAAGAATTTTATGATGATTTAATATCTTTAGAAGATTGGATTCCATTTGAAATTAAAAGTTCATTACCTATTGAAATCGCTATTAAAATAGGATCTAAAGTTAAAAATAAAGATTTATGGTGGGATAGACTCATGAAACATCAAAGAGCAAATTATGGTGAGGATTATTATGATTATATTAATTGGGAGATTGAAACTTTCCTTAGAAAATACCCTTATTTCAAACCTATTTTCATCAAAAAATAA
- a CDS encoding Hsp20/alpha crystallin family protein — MDKSETIDAEFTEKEEKAKFDEAKERFDEKKEKGKTIADNVINDLYRNIDEFRESLKNMQKTADQKYADYKKSTVQTIDIDLVETENTYHIKAAVPGVSKEDVLIEAGDNDLTIETTFKPFIEDFEEDAEIIVSAIKSGKCVKTVRFGNSIDIENITAKFSNGIVVITIPKLIIPKHKVNVE, encoded by the coding sequence ATGGATAAATCTGAAACTATTGATGCGGAATTTACTGAAAAAGAAGAAAAAGCAAAATTTGACGAAGCGAAAGAAAGATTTGATGAAAAAAAAGAAAAAGGGAAAACCATTGCAGATAATGTAATTAATGACCTATACAGAAATATTGATGAATTCAGAGAAAGCCTTAAAAATATGCAAAAAACTGCAGATCAAAAATACGCAGATTACAAAAAATCCACCGTGCAAACTATTGACATTGATTTGGTAGAAACAGAAAACACCTACCACATCAAAGCGGCAGTGCCTGGGGTTAGTAAAGAAGATGTTTTAATTGAAGCAGGGGACAATGACCTTACTATTGAAACTACCTTCAAACCATTCATTGAGGATTTTGAAGAAGATGCGGAAATTATTGTTTCTGCTATCAAATCCGGAAAATGTGTTAAAACTGTAAGATTTGGAAATAGTATTGATATTGAAAATATTACAGCAAAATTCAGTAATGGAATTGTTGTTATAACTATTCCAAAATTAATTATACCAAAACATAAGGTAAATGTGGAATAG
- a CDS encoding zeta toxin family protein, which produces MTRMAKTVGVYINADDIKKSSLCSDLEAAQKAEELRESMLEKGEDFTFETVLSTDRNLKLLKKAKEKGFFIRCIYVLTYDYKINMARVRMRESMGGHAVPEDKIKSRYYKALKLIPELVEICDIVHIYDNTMVPFRIFKKRKDICFHWENKYWSYSDVEKLTGITQYSN; this is translated from the coding sequence ATGACCCGTATGGCAAAAACTGTTGGTGTTTATATTAATGCGGATGACATTAAAAAATCAAGTTTGTGCAGTGATTTGGAAGCTGCTCAAAAAGCCGAAGAGCTTAGGGAGAGCATGCTTGAAAAAGGTGAAGATTTCACATTTGAAACAGTACTCTCTACTGATAGGAATCTCAAATTACTAAAAAAAGCCAAAGAAAAAGGTTTTTTCATCAGATGCATTTATGTTTTAACATATGATTATAAAATAAATATGGCAAGAGTAAGAATGAGAGAATCTATGGGTGGGCATGCCGTTCCTGAAGATAAAATCAAATCCCGATATTATAAGGCACTTAAACTTATTCCGGAATTAGTTGAAATTTGTGACATTGTCCATATTTATGATAATACTATGGTTCCATTTAGAATTTTCAAAAAAAGGAAAGATATTTGCTTTCATTGGGAAAATAAATATTGGAGTTATTCTGATGTTGAAAAACTCACTGGAATTACGCAGTACAGTAATTAA